A window of Ooceraea biroi isolate clonal line C1 chromosome 9, Obir_v5.4, whole genome shotgun sequence genomic DNA:
ATTGCGTTTGAcggtatattttaattttgagagACAAACAATATGATCACAACTCATGGATTCATTTGTTGgcttcattaaatttaattcattaaattttcattaaatgtgATTTTATCAAATGATGGTATGCCTTCTTTTTGATCTGACATGGAATGCAaagaatctttttataattgatgTTTTATCGATATGTTTCAGTAATCGCAGGAGGCAAGAGAGCCTACAAATGCCCATAGAGAATTTCATacacgattttatttttaatctatcGGGAGCGGCGAGTCTGGGTCATTCTGTGGGACAAGATATGGGACAGCCATCTGTGTAAGTTATTCTTTCTGCTatactataatttttattaagtcATATGATGCCAGTATATAGATGTCATATTTTACGAACGCAAGTAACAGGTGGTTCGATATTTGAGACGTTTCACTTTGCATATATTCTGTGAAATACGtcttaataaacaaaaattatattttgcttcTAGTAAGTTATAATAAGTGATgaaatactttacatttattgcaaattttgAACCTTTTCTACAGCTTCTCATATCACTATTGcattttaatcatttctcTTTTGTTGGTTTTGTCCTATCTTTGGTTTTATTATGCTTTACTGAagatgtatataattttcattatttaaatgtgCCTTTTTAACAGCGCTAACAACagttaacattaaaaaaaatgtattcatCCACATATACAAGGGGTTATTACCAgtcattaacatttttatttaatcttgagtatcattaaaataaaacaaaataatgtaGATCCAATATTAGACTGTTCTTGGGAAATCCTGGAGATTACGTTTGGGGCCGTGATGGACTAGATGCTATTGTTACTCAATTACTGAATCAAATGGATGGTACTGGACCTCCGCCTTTACCACGCAAGCAGATCGATGAGATACCTACAACTACTATAATGCAAAGTCAAGTTGGTTAGTGCTTAATACGCATGAATATTcaattgaataattgaatttgattataaaattctacCCATACCTATATGTAATATTCGACAGATTGTAAGCTGCAGTGCTCCGTTTGCTGGGAAGATTTCAAGCTGTCGGAACCAGTCAGACAGCTGCCCTGTCAACATGTGTATCACGCGCCATGCATTGTACCCTGGTTGGAATTAGTAAgctgaaataattactatttttgataataatgtatatagcACGTGTGTAATCGATGTAATTGAGATGTAAATGTTGCTAATTTGGTATTCCCTTTcccttctccttttcttcaCTTTCTAGCACGGAACTTGTCCCATTTGCAGACAAAACTTGGGAGATCAGAACCCGGCTGAAGCGAATCAAGATACCGGACCGAGCTTAGCCGGAACTAGCCTCGCTGCTTTGTTCAGGTAAATTTTGGTGATCCGACTattgtacacacatacatgttCTCCCAATTGGGAGAACAACGTAATTTTTTCTCCACTTCTGGCTTTACATGTAAACGTTCTGCATTAAACGGTATTATTTGCATgatatcttcctttttttttatgcataaaGATTATAACATCTAGGGCAGCAAATGAAGCAAACCGAACAGGACAGCCGATCAGCCGAACATCATCCACTTCGTCATCTACTTCGTCATCTACAGAGTAGCTCCAGTACACTTTCTCAAGAGAGATTACAGagtgatatttttttttctctttatctcgtTTCGTATAATTTAGTCAAATGTACATCTATTTTCAACACACTCTTCCCTCTGATACTACCATTTAGGACTTTTCTGGCACTTCTCTGGCCTTAGTGCCGTATATATTCCTCTTTATAGATGCTATAATATATCAActacaaaatttaaattgttatcactcaataaattgatattaatcttattaatgTAAAGTGCTGAGTTTAAGGAACTCTTTTTGTTCTGCGTTCAGCGGATTGTACTAACGGACATTAGTGCAAATAGCAAAATCATAGATCAAATCGCAATGCGTATTTGTCTCCGTCTGTTGCGCCGTTTTAAGATTAAATTGGACACTGTACTGTGTGTTGTCTTACTATAATTTCTAGTAATGCCATTGTTTGgtttaatatttgtaaatacttggttaaatatcattttgcatGTGCCACGCAGTGATGGATTAAACGTTGTTATATTTCagataaagaaaaacttttattttaattttagtaaaactGAAGTTGacttttatatacattatttatacatgGGCGATTCTATTCTTTCATTGTAGCAACATTTCAACCAAACTCGGAATGAATTGACGAAAGGTATTTATATACGTCACCGAGGCTCAGTAAAATCAGTACACGTACAAACTTGTAAGACGAGAGGAACTTGTAAGAtgagaataaatttaaaaattcgcagaattttttaaaggggaattattaaattaacgtgTTAAATATAGCGCGATTAGGTATAATTGTTTTTGTTGAGGAACGAGGCTTatcaagaataaaaattttgttctcTACGAAATATGTACCACATACATGAATCAACGAGTCTTAACTATTCTAGAGAGCAAAAAGAATTGACGTAACATATGAGAAGGTACGTtgcaattacaattttttttttagttatctTATTTAAGGGACActctgaaaaatgtaaaaaaggaGAAGTGTATCTATGTGACAATCGCATACTAATCTTTTTGTTCTGAAGTTTGTTCGTCTAATTGTTAATCAGATTATTGCACActg
This region includes:
- the LOC105276163 gene encoding E3 ubiquitin-protein ligase RNF115 isoform X4, yielding MAEAVVDGSPMSRFFCHKCSVEIERLLPNYTCPRCASGFIEELESSSNEGSSGIDINSEDLSDVDVDILGYNPNTTQQSGTGNRNYVFGSRRRTNWSRSPQDGRRTSSNRRRQESLQMPIENFIHDFIFNLSGAASLGHSVGQDMGQPSVSNIRLFLGNPGDYVWGRDGLDAIVTQLLNQMDGTGPPPLPRKQIDEIPTTTIMQSQVDCKLQCSVCWEDFKLSEPVRQLPCQHVYHAPCIVPWLELHGTCPICRQNLGDQNPAEANQDTGPSLAGTSLAALFRAANEANRTGQPISRTSSTSSSTSSSTE
- the LOC105276163 gene encoding E3 ubiquitin-protein ligase RNF115 isoform X3, which encodes MAEAVVDGSPMSRFFCHKCSVEIERLLPNYTCPRCASGFIEELESSSNEGSSGIDINSEDLSDVDVDILGYNSSRSDRALDRDRDRDIIEMIMGLSSNTYGNQQPNTTQQSGTGNRNYVFGSRRRTNWSRSPQDGRRTSSNRRRQESLQMPIENFIHDFIFNLSGAASLGHSVGQDMGQPSVSNIRLFLGNPGDYVWGRDGLDAIVTQLLNQMDGTGPPPLPRKQIDEIPTTTIMQSQVDCKLQCSVCWEDFKLSEPVRQLPCQHVYHAPCIVPWLELHGTCPICRQNLGDQNPAEANQDTGPSLAGTSLAALFRL
- the LOC105276163 gene encoding E3 ubiquitin-protein ligase RNF126-B isoform X1 codes for the protein MAEAVVDGSPMSRFFCHKCSVEIERLLPNYTCPRCASGFIEELESSSNEGSSGIDINSEDLSDVDVDILGYNSSRSDRALDRDRDRDIIEMIMGLSSNTYGNQQPNTTQQSGTGNRNYVFGSRRRTNWSRSPQDGRRTSSNRRRQESLQMPIENFIHDFIFNLSGAASLGHSVGQDMGQPSVSNIRLFLGNPGDYVWGRDGLDAIVTQLLNQMDGTGPPPLPRKQIDEIPTTTIMQSQVDCKLQCSVCWEDFKLSEPVRQLPCQHVYHAPCIVPWLELHGTCPICRQNLGDQNPAEANQDTGPSLAGTSLAALFRAANEANRTGQPISRTSSTSSSTSSSTE
- the LOC105276163 gene encoding E3 ubiquitin-protein ligase RNF126-B isoform X2, with the protein product MAEAVVDGSPMSRFFCHKCSVEIERLLPNYTCPRCASGFIEELESSSNEGSSGIDINSEDLSDVDVDILGYNSSRSDRALDRDRDRDIIEMIMGLSSNTYGNQQPNTTQQSGTGNRNYVFGSRRRTNWSRSPQDGRRTSSNRRRQESLQMPIENFIHDFIFNLSGAASLGHSVGQDMGQPSVLFLGNPGDYVWGRDGLDAIVTQLLNQMDGTGPPPLPRKQIDEIPTTTIMQSQVDCKLQCSVCWEDFKLSEPVRQLPCQHVYHAPCIVPWLELHGTCPICRQNLGDQNPAEANQDTGPSLAGTSLAALFRAANEANRTGQPISRTSSTSSSTSSSTE